One Flavobacterium sp. 90 DNA segment encodes these proteins:
- a CDS encoding MBOAT family O-acyltransferase: MLFNSINFVFFLPFVFILYWFIAKENLRLQNIILLVSSYFFYACWDWRFLFLLVFSTLLDYYTGIKMCDAKTEKAKKFWFWLSISVNLGFLGVFKYYNFFIESFSEVLNGVGLKFDVWTLKIILPVGISFYTFHGLSYVIDIYKNRIKAEKNFIDYSLFVSFFPLLVAGPIERATHLLPQIQKKRTFDYANAVDGLRQILWGLFKKIVIADQCAEYANQIFNGSETYSGSDHVLGAIFFTFQIYGDFSGYSDIALGTARLFGIELLRNFAFPYFSRDIAEFWRRWHISLSTWFRDYLYIPLGGSKGSMLMKVRNVFIIFIVSGLWHGANWTFVVWGLLNALYIMPSILLNSNRNNLEIVAKGKYLPSLKDVLAIVTTFGLTVFAWIFFRAESLNRAVEYISQIFSRSLFSVPTVRPSFLFVLLLIFILIEWFGREREYAIAHLGLKWNRGFRYAMYYVIIIAIFWFGGKESQFIYFQF; encoded by the coding sequence ATGCTTTTTAATTCCATAAATTTCGTTTTCTTTTTACCGTTTGTTTTTATATTATATTGGTTTATTGCAAAAGAAAACTTAAGACTTCAGAATATAATTTTACTTGTTTCCAGTTACTTTTTTTATGCCTGTTGGGATTGGAGATTTCTATTTCTTCTCGTTTTTTCGACATTATTAGATTATTATACGGGTATTAAAATGTGTGACGCAAAAACTGAGAAAGCAAAGAAATTTTGGTTCTGGTTAAGTATTTCTGTTAATCTTGGTTTTCTTGGAGTTTTTAAATATTATAATTTTTTCATCGAATCTTTTTCAGAAGTTTTAAATGGCGTTGGATTAAAATTTGATGTTTGGACCTTAAAAATTATTCTTCCGGTAGGGATTTCATTCTACACCTTTCACGGTTTATCTTATGTAATCGACATCTATAAAAACCGAATAAAAGCAGAAAAAAACTTTATCGATTATTCCCTTTTTGTTAGCTTTTTTCCATTGTTAGTTGCGGGTCCAATAGAACGTGCGACACATCTTTTACCACAAATTCAAAAAAAGAGAACCTTTGATTATGCAAATGCAGTAGATGGTTTAAGGCAAATTTTATGGGGATTATTCAAGAAAATCGTCATTGCAGATCAATGTGCCGAATATGCAAATCAGATTTTTAATGGTTCTGAAACCTATTCCGGAAGCGATCATGTTTTAGGCGCTATCTTTTTTACGTTCCAAATTTATGGTGATTTCTCCGGTTACTCTGATATTGCTTTGGGAACCGCACGTTTGTTTGGAATCGAGTTATTGAGAAATTTTGCTTTTCCGTATTTTTCACGTGATATTGCCGAATTCTGGAGACGTTGGCATATATCGCTTTCTACATGGTTTAGAGATTATCTCTATATTCCGCTTGGCGGAAGCAAAGGAAGTATGTTGATGAAAGTGCGAAACGTTTTTATCATTTTTATTGTCAGCGGATTATGGCATGGCGCAAATTGGACTTTTGTCGTTTGGGGATTGCTGAATGCGTTATATATTATGCCTTCGATTCTTTTAAATTCGAATAGAAATAATCTCGAAATTGTTGCAAAAGGAAAATATTTGCCAAGTTTGAAAGATGTATTGGCTATTGTGACAACATTTGGTTTAACGGTTTTTGCATGGATTTTCTTTAGAGCCGAAAGCTTAAATCGTGCAGTAGAATATATTTCTCAAATATTTTCAAGATCCTTATTCTCAGTTCCAACTGTAAGACCGTCATTTTTGTTTGTTTTGCTCTTAATTTTTATACTTATAGAATGGTTTGGCAGAGAACGAGAATATGCGATTGCTCATCTTGGTTTAAAATGGAATCGAGGTTTTAGATATGCAATGTATTATGTTATTATTATCGCGATATTTTGGTTTGGAGGAAAAGAATCTCAATTTATTTATTTCCAATTTTAA
- a CDS encoding serine hydrolase yields MFKSNLYTKKGTTILTLLFFICLASTPTFAQLTSQKIDLLMEDALVKFKVAGASIAIVKDGKIIHQKGYGVASIETKKAVNENTNFQIASNSKAFTTAALSILEDEGKLKWTDKVKDHIPEFKMYNDYVTENFNIQDLLTHRSGLGLGVGDLMFFPDGSNFTIKDVLNSFQYFKPVSAFRTQFDYDNLLYVVAGELIARISGMSYEAFVQKKIIEPLQMNNSFAASNLIKDKSNLAVPHSSESGTIKTIDGFGVQMNSAAGGIISNVADMAKWMTVSMNKGQYGPDLKTTLFSEKNHNEMWRIHTVEEADPNPRYNSHFRGYGLGWELTDVKGNLEVSHTGGLPGMLSIVKMYPDQNLGIVILTNTENGGGGLFMAVSNTISDIYLGLDDFGWTDKFATWMSEEKASGDDVTKKTWEKVASSKNVKIKNEDFIGVYVDKWFGGIEVFEKNKQLWFKSYRSPKLNGPMAFYNANTFAIKWEYQAMNCDAFAMFSLDENGKAQAIKMKGISPNIDFSFDFQDLDLKRVQK; encoded by the coding sequence ATGTTCAAAAGCAATCTCTACACCAAAAAAGGAACAACTATTTTAACTTTATTATTTTTTATTTGCCTTGCTTCTACTCCAACTTTTGCACAATTAACATCGCAAAAAATTGATTTATTGATGGAAGATGCTTTGGTAAAATTTAAAGTTGCCGGTGCTTCGATTGCAATTGTTAAAGATGGAAAAATAATTCACCAAAAAGGATATGGAGTTGCTTCTATTGAAACTAAAAAAGCGGTAAACGAGAATACAAATTTTCAAATTGCATCAAATAGTAAAGCGTTTACAACAGCTGCACTTTCTATTCTTGAAGACGAAGGAAAATTGAAATGGACGGATAAAGTAAAAGATCATATTCCTGAGTTTAAAATGTATAACGATTATGTGACGGAGAATTTCAATATTCAGGATTTGTTAACGCATCGCAGCGGACTTGGTTTGGGCGTTGGTGATTTGATGTTTTTTCCTGATGGTTCAAATTTTACGATTAAAGATGTCTTGAATAGTTTTCAATATTTTAAGCCGGTTTCTGCTTTTAGAACGCAATTTGATTATGATAATTTACTTTATGTTGTTGCAGGCGAATTGATTGCGAGAATAAGCGGAATGAGTTATGAAGCATTTGTGCAAAAAAAAATTATTGAGCCTTTGCAAATGAATAATAGTTTTGCTGCTAGTAATTTGATAAAAGACAAAAGCAATTTGGCGGTACCACATTCCTCTGAATCAGGAACGATAAAAACAATTGATGGTTTTGGAGTTCAAATGAATAGCGCAGCAGGCGGAATAATTTCGAATGTTGCAGATATGGCAAAATGGATGACGGTTTCTATGAATAAAGGTCAGTATGGGCCTGATTTGAAAACTACATTATTTTCTGAGAAAAACCATAACGAAATGTGGCGCATTCATACTGTTGAAGAAGCAGATCCAAATCCTAGATATAATTCTCATTTTAGAGGTTATGGTTTAGGCTGGGAATTGACAGATGTAAAAGGAAATCTGGAAGTATCTCACACCGGAGGTTTGCCTGGAATGTTGTCGATTGTAAAAATGTATCCGGATCAGAATTTAGGTATTGTAATTTTGACCAATACGGAGAATGGCGGCGGAGGACTTTTTATGGCGGTTTCAAACACTATTTCTGACATTTATTTAGGATTGGATGATTTTGGCTGGACAGATAAATTTGCCACTTGGATGAGCGAGGAAAAAGCTAGCGGAGACGATGTTACTAAAAAAACTTGGGAAAAAGTAGCGTCTTCTAAGAATGTGAAAATTAAAAATGAAGACTTTATTGGTGTTTACGTAGACAAATGGTTTGGAGGAATTGAAGTCTTCGAAAAGAACAAACAATTATGGTTCAAATCATATCGTTCGCCAAAATTAAATGGCCCGATGGCTTTTTATAATGCTAACACGTTTGCGATAAAATGGGAATATCAAGCAATGAATTGTGATGCATTTGCTATGTTTTCGCTTGACGAAAATGGCAAAGCTCAAGCTATTAAAATGAAAGGAATTTCTCCAAATATTGATTTTAGTTTTGACTTTCAGGATTTGGACTTAAAAAGAGTTCAGAAATAA
- a CDS encoding FAD-dependent monooxygenase, producing MEALKGIDLIANKSIAIIGGGPGGLTLARLLQIKGANVKVYERDESRHIRLQGATLDLHFESGLKALETAGLLGAFKENYRPDNDKYRVVDQNGIIFHDDHQKESTGDFGDEWFRPEIDRGPLRDILLDSLDPETVVWDSHIVSVENIENTWQIVFQNGNIAHADIVIGADGANSKIRPFVTPIKPVYSGVTYLVGNIENSQKNTPQINDLLKGGKISAMADSKTLFLSAKGDGSLDFYIGWKTDENWAAKSGIDFKNVKQVQTWFNEEFKNWSPIWQELFKENETTFVPRPLYGMPADQNWESQSNITLLGDAAHLLPPNGEGVNAAMLDALDLSENLTNGKFPNLKEAITDYEKEMLERFVKEKKVTEEFLDFMYSPKGLEIMVEMFHELPN from the coding sequence ATGGAAGCATTAAAAGGAATAGATCTGATAGCAAATAAAAGTATAGCAATTATTGGCGGTGGTCCGGGCGGACTTACTTTAGCGAGACTTTTGCAAATTAAAGGCGCAAACGTAAAAGTATACGAAAGAGACGAAAGCAGACATATAAGATTGCAAGGTGCGACACTCGATTTGCACTTTGAATCAGGATTGAAAGCACTTGAAACTGCCGGTTTATTGGGCGCTTTCAAAGAAAACTACAGACCTGACAACGATAAATATCGGGTTGTGGATCAAAACGGAATCATTTTTCATGACGATCATCAGAAAGAATCAACGGGCGATTTTGGCGACGAATGGTTTAGACCGGAAATCGATCGCGGACCGTTAAGAGATATTTTGCTAGATTCGCTTGATCCTGAAACGGTTGTCTGGGACAGTCATATTGTTTCGGTAGAAAATATTGAGAATACGTGGCAAATTGTTTTTCAAAACGGAAACATTGCACACGCCGATATTGTAATTGGAGCTGACGGCGCAAATTCTAAAATCCGTCCGTTTGTTACGCCAATCAAGCCCGTTTATTCGGGTGTTACTTATTTGGTTGGAAATATTGAAAACTCACAAAAGAATACGCCGCAAATTAATGACTTATTAAAAGGAGGAAAAATATCGGCAATGGCAGATTCTAAAACCTTATTTCTAAGCGCTAAAGGCGACGGAAGCTTAGATTTTTATATTGGATGGAAAACGGATGAAAATTGGGCTGCAAAAAGTGGTATTGATTTTAAAAATGTCAAACAAGTTCAAACTTGGTTTAATGAAGAATTTAAGAATTGGTCACCTATTTGGCAGGAATTATTTAAAGAAAATGAAACCACTTTTGTTCCAAGACCTTTATACGGAATGCCTGCTGATCAAAACTGGGAATCACAATCGAATATTACTTTGCTTGGCGATGCGGCGCATTTGCTTCCTCCAAATGGCGAAGGTGTAAATGCAGCAATGCTTGACGCTCTGGATTTAAGCGAAAATCTAACAAACGGGAAATTTCCGAATCTAAAAGAAGCAATTACCGATTATGAAAAAGAAATGTTAGAAAGATTTGTCAAAGAAAAAAAAGTAACCGAAGAGTTTCTTGATTTTATGTACTCACCAAAAGGCTTGGAGATTATGGTCGAAATGTTTCATGAATTACCAAATTGA
- a CDS encoding helix-turn-helix domain-containing protein, with amino-acid sequence MSKKTKSIPVNPAAGEFEAGIAIIGRISVKDLDSFEEFEESHRDNFHLFLLQESGTTGIEIDFQTYKIQPSSLLYIHPNQIHRLIGFENVTFSGWAIDNENLNPEYLKLLEDITPVKPLLINEDTFSIISDTITLCMNFSERNHEKLYNSILKESCNVLIGLTISQYLEHTKTTDSLSRFDTITKAFKGLLERNFISMKKPVEYAERLNISTAYLNECVKNTTGFSVTYHIQQRIILEAKRMLYHSDKSAKEIAADLGYDDYPYFSRLFSKVTGITPLGFRNKNHE; translated from the coding sequence ATGTCTAAAAAAACAAAATCAATTCCTGTAAATCCTGCGGCTGGCGAATTTGAGGCCGGAATTGCTATTATTGGAAGAATTTCCGTTAAAGATTTAGATTCTTTTGAAGAATTTGAAGAGTCACATCGGGATAATTTTCATTTGTTTCTTTTGCAGGAAAGCGGAACTACGGGTATCGAAATTGATTTTCAGACGTATAAAATTCAGCCTTCTTCTCTACTCTATATTCATCCCAATCAAATACATCGTTTAATAGGTTTCGAAAATGTAACTTTTAGCGGATGGGCAATTGATAATGAAAATCTAAATCCCGAATATCTCAAATTATTAGAAGATATCACGCCTGTAAAGCCTTTGTTGATAAATGAGGATACCTTTTCTATTATTTCTGATACTATAACGCTTTGTATGAATTTCTCTGAAAGAAACCACGAAAAGTTATATAATTCGATACTTAAAGAAAGTTGTAATGTATTAATTGGATTGACTATTTCGCAATATTTAGAACATACAAAAACCACAGATTCACTTTCCAGATTTGATACAATAACAAAAGCTTTCAAAGGACTTTTGGAACGTAATTTCATTTCGATGAAAAAACCTGTGGAATATGCTGAAAGACTAAATATATCAACGGCTTATCTTAACGAATGTGTAAAAAACACGACAGGTTTTTCTGTTACATATCACATTCAGCAACGTATTATTCTTGAAGCAAAACGTATGTTGTATCATTCAGATAAATCTGCAAAAGAGATTGCAGCTGATTTGGGTTATGATGATTATCCGTATTTTTCGAGATTATTTTCTAAAGTAACCGGAATAACGCCTTTAGGTTTTAGAAATAAAAACCACGAATAG
- a CDS encoding DoxX family protein has protein sequence MTKRNKIIYWVATLWLALGMTATGIVQFIKVKDQGDMMAHLGYPLYFLTLLAVWKFLGVIAILIPKFALLKEWAYAGFFFAMSGAVFSHVASGDAAKELFGPLLLIVLTVISWYFRPADRKTVLA, from the coding sequence ATGACTAAGAGAAACAAGATTATCTATTGGGTTGCAACGCTTTGGCTTGCATTAGGAATGACTGCAACCGGAATTGTACAATTTATAAAAGTAAAAGATCAAGGTGATATGATGGCTCATTTGGGATATCCGCTTTATTTTTTAACGCTTTTGGCAGTTTGGAAATTTCTGGGTGTTATTGCGATTCTTATTCCAAAGTTTGCTTTGTTGAAAGAATGGGCTTATGCGGGATTTTTCTTTGCAATGTCTGGCGCTGTTTTCTCACACGTAGCCAGCGGAGATGCAGCAAAAGAACTTTTTGGTCCACTATTATTAATCGTTTTAACTGTAATATCGTGGTATTTTAGACCAGCTGATCGAAAAACGGTTCTGGCTTAA
- a CDS encoding SRPBCC domain-containing protein, whose translation MEPKTKIHAENGKQDLVITREFDLPLELLFKAYVEAEIVEQWMGTKVLKLENVKHGGWQFETTDAKGNVVFQANGVIHEIIENQRITRTFEMENTPFPAQLEFLEFTKVSDQTSALTMQIVYKSPELRDQMLKLPFAQGINMAHNRLQDSVNKLK comes from the coding sequence ATGGAACCAAAAACTAAAATTCATGCCGAAAATGGCAAACAGGATTTAGTAATTACGAGAGAATTTGATTTGCCTCTTGAATTACTTTTCAAAGCTTATGTAGAGGCTGAAATTGTTGAACAATGGATGGGAACAAAAGTTTTGAAACTTGAAAATGTAAAACATGGCGGTTGGCAATTTGAAACCACCGATGCCAAAGGAAATGTTGTATTTCAGGCAAATGGAGTGATTCACGAAATAATTGAAAATCAAAGAATCACCAGAACTTTTGAGATGGAAAATACTCCTTTTCCGGCACAGCTTGAGTTTTTAGAATTCACAAAAGTATCAGATCAAACGAGCGCACTTACCATGCAAATCGTTTACAAATCACCGGAGCTTAGAGATCAAATGCTGAAACTTCCGTTTGCTCAGGGTATTAATATGGCACATAACCGTTTGCAGGATTCTGTAAACAAACTAAAATAA
- a CDS encoding metalloregulator ArsR/SmtB family transcription factor, with protein MEIRRDVFQAIADPTRRAILSLVALQAMTPGTIAENFSSSRQTISKHIQILSECELLHQTQNGREIYYHLNPEKIKEIDNFIEPFRKMWDEKFNKLEAIMKNYQPKK; from the coding sequence ATGGAAATTAGAAGAGACGTTTTTCAGGCAATAGCAGATCCTACTCGCAGAGCAATCTTGAGTTTGGTTGCGCTTCAGGCTATGACACCAGGTACAATAGCCGAAAATTTTAGTTCGTCACGACAAACTATTTCAAAACATATTCAGATTTTAAGTGAATGTGAATTATTACATCAAACACAGAACGGAAGAGAGATTTATTACCATTTAAATCCCGAAAAGATCAAAGAAATTGACAATTTCATTGAGCCTTTTAGAAAAATGTGGGACGAAAAGTTCAATAAACTCGAAGCCATAATGAAGAACTATCAACCTAAAAAATAA
- a CDS encoding S24 family peptidase: MKAIERLYQYLDYKGIKPTRFEKENGLSNGYLGTQLKRNGNLGEDVFNKIIDNCLDLNPVWLLTGKQKMIKNQIYTENLNNEHNNFVNESPSEEDKYQKQNIPLFDVHASASTLFDDESTEKLIDQITVPNLPKCDGAVYVSSDSMYPLLKSGDIIIYKKITTSIGNIYWGEMYLISLVNDEGEEFVMVKWIQKSEKGDEFIKLVSENKHHQPKDFHIDAVKGLALIKASIRINATY; this comes from the coding sequence ATGAAAGCAATTGAAAGACTCTATCAATACCTTGATTACAAAGGAATTAAGCCAACTCGATTTGAGAAGGAGAATGGCTTGTCCAATGGATATTTAGGTACCCAATTAAAAAGAAATGGAAATTTAGGAGAAGACGTCTTCAATAAGATAATAGACAATTGTTTAGATTTAAATCCAGTCTGGTTGCTTACAGGAAAGCAAAAAATGATTAAAAATCAGATTTATACTGAAAATTTAAATAACGAGCATAATAATTTTGTAAACGAATCTCCATCAGAAGAAGACAAATATCAAAAGCAAAATATACCACTTTTTGACGTTCACGCATCCGCATCAACATTATTTGATGACGAAAGTACGGAGAAGTTAATCGATCAGATTACTGTACCAAATTTACCAAAATGTGATGGCGCAGTTTATGTAAGCAGCGATAGTATGTATCCGTTGCTAAAATCAGGAGATATCATTATATATAAAAAAATCACCACTTCGATCGGGAATATTTATTGGGGCGAAATGTACCTGATTTCCTTAGTTAATGATGAAGGCGAAGAATTTGTAATGGTAAAATGGATTCAAAAATCTGAGAAAGGTGACGAATTTATAAAGCTCGTTTCTGAGAACAAACACCATCAGCCAAAAGACTTCCACATTGATGCTGTAAAAGGCTTAGCACTTATAAAAGCCAGTATTAGAATAAATGCTACTTATTAA
- a CDS encoding ABC-F family ATP-binding cassette domain-containing protein, which translates to MLILQNISYKHNNKELLFDNISFTVNNHEKIALIGNNGSGKSTLLKIIAGESEPLNGELRLGSEPYYIPQIFGQYNELTIAEALRIADKLKAFKEIIEGNVTEENLNILNDDWTIEERCDNALKYWKLEDLDLMSKMNTLSGGQKTKIFLAGILIHQPELVLMDEPSNHLDTTARELLYDFIESTSSTLLIVSHDRSLLNKLNTTYELSKHDVNVYGGNYDFYAEQKQIEINALNQDLHSKEKALRKAREKERETLERQQKLDARGKKKQEKSGVARIMMNTLRNNAENSSSKLKGVHAEKIDGISQELRELHSSIPDIDQMKIGFDNSVLHKGKVLFKATEINFKYKEQLLWKENLDIEIISGNRIALKGANGSGKTTLIKIILGELNPQIGTVFRADNKSIYIDQDYSLIQNQLKVYDQAQYFNTSGLEEHEIKMRLNRFLFSREDWDKPCFALSGGEKMRLMLCCLTINKESPDIIVLDEPTNNLDIQNIEILTKAINEYQGSLIVVSHDSHFLEQINSEDFITL; encoded by the coding sequence ATGCTTATTCTACAAAACATTTCATATAAACACAATAACAAGGAATTGTTATTTGACAACATCAGTTTTACTGTAAACAATCACGAAAAAATTGCATTAATTGGTAATAACGGTTCAGGAAAATCGACTTTGCTTAAGATTATTGCCGGCGAATCAGAACCTTTAAACGGAGAGTTGAGATTAGGTTCTGAACCCTATTATATTCCGCAGATTTTTGGGCAATACAACGAACTTACAATTGCCGAAGCATTGCGTATTGCCGATAAACTTAAAGCATTTAAAGAGATAATCGAAGGAAATGTTACCGAAGAAAATCTAAACATTCTAAACGATGACTGGACCATTGAAGAACGTTGCGATAATGCTTTAAAATACTGGAAACTTGAAGATTTAGATTTAATGTCAAAAATGAATACTTTAAGTGGCGGACAAAAGACAAAAATCTTTCTTGCCGGTATTCTAATTCATCAGCCGGAACTGGTTTTGATGGATGAACCCAGCAATCATCTTGATACAACTGCCAGAGAATTATTGTATGATTTTATTGAGTCAACGTCAAGTACTTTATTAATTGTGAGTCACGACAGAAGTTTGCTTAACAAACTCAATACAACTTACGAATTAAGTAAACACGACGTTAATGTGTATGGCGGAAATTACGATTTTTATGCTGAGCAAAAGCAAATCGAAATTAATGCTTTAAATCAGGATTTGCATTCCAAAGAAAAAGCACTGCGAAAAGCCCGCGAAAAAGAACGTGAAACATTAGAAAGACAGCAAAAACTAGACGCTCGAGGCAAAAAGAAACAAGAGAAATCCGGAGTTGCAAGAATCATGATGAATACGCTGCGTAATAATGCTGAAAATAGCAGTTCGAAACTAAAAGGAGTTCATGCAGAAAAGATAGATGGTATTTCGCAGGAATTACGCGAATTGCACTCTTCTATACCAGATATTGATCAAATGAAAATAGGTTTTGATAACTCTGTGTTACACAAAGGAAAAGTGCTTTTTAAGGCTACTGAAATTAATTTTAAATATAAAGAACAACTTCTTTGGAAAGAGAATTTAGATATCGAAATCATCAGCGGGAATAGAATTGCATTGAAAGGTGCGAATGGTTCCGGCAAAACGACTTTGATAAAAATTATATTAGGAGAACTTAATCCGCAAATTGGAACGGTTTTCAGAGCTGATAACAAATCTATTTACATCGATCAGGATTATTCTTTAATTCAAAATCAGCTTAAAGTTTACGATCAGGCTCAGTATTTCAACACATCAGGATTAGAAGAACATGAAATTAAAATGCGGCTTAATCGCTTCTTATTTTCCAGAGAAGATTGGGATAAGCCTTGTTTTGCTCTAAGCGGAGGCGAAAAAATGCGATTAATGCTTTGTTGTCTTACCATAAACAAAGAATCTCCGGATATTATTGTTTTAGATGAACCCACAAATAATTTGGATATTCAGAATATTGAGATCCTGACCAAAGCAATTAATGAATATCAAGGTTCTCTAATTGTAGTTTCGCACGATTCTCATTTCTTGGAACAAATTAATAGTGAGGACTTTATAACCTTATAA
- a CDS encoding transglutaminase, whose product MIKFPKIDFPQLKSRLQVKSPWDRVIIMILSLLITIPIFIILHQNLIDLNWAFNLDRVFIFIFVFAAVFFLLMLLRTIIILCIAVYLLILVYGTVIGNYGFSEISEDYNSMIYTMSDNPFPQDIIVAKLLPFPNKSKIINAIEYQNPKVRNFAIMATTKHFKGIKGYSDYRTIIQCFAVFKEINSRWNYVNDPKEGDYIATASESLEYFSGDCDDHSILMAAAVRSIGGTPRLIHTKGHIYPEILIGSLIDLEKVNYLIKNVLFVKESYGKKIHYHVDDRGQVWMNLDYTAKYPGGPFLYEEILGALTLN is encoded by the coding sequence ATGATAAAATTCCCTAAAATTGACTTTCCGCAATTAAAATCCAGGTTACAGGTGAAATCACCTTGGGATAGGGTTATTATTATGATATTGAGTCTTTTGATCACAATCCCGATTTTTATCATTTTACACCAGAATTTAATTGATTTAAATTGGGCTTTTAACTTAGATCGTGTATTCATTTTTATATTTGTTTTTGCTGCAGTTTTCTTTCTTTTAATGCTGTTGCGAACGATTATAATATTGTGTATCGCGGTTTATTTATTGATTTTAGTTTACGGAACTGTTATCGGGAATTATGGCTTCAGTGAGATTTCCGAGGATTATAATTCAATGATTTATACAATGTCTGATAATCCTTTTCCGCAGGATATTATTGTGGCAAAGTTGCTTCCGTTTCCAAATAAATCAAAAATCATAAATGCCATCGAATATCAGAATCCAAAAGTCCGGAATTTTGCTATTATGGCAACTACAAAGCATTTTAAAGGTATAAAAGGATATTCTGATTACAGAACCATTATTCAGTGTTTTGCAGTCTTTAAAGAGATTAATAGCCGTTGGAATTATGTCAACGACCCAAAAGAAGGTGATTATATTGCGACAGCAAGTGAATCGTTAGAATATTTCTCCGGAGATTGTGACGATCATTCTATTCTAATGGCTGCAGCAGTGCGTTCTATTGGCGGAACTCCACGATTAATCCATACAAAAGGACATATTTATCCTGAAATATTAATTGGTTCTTTAATCGATTTAGAGAAAGTCAACTATTTGATTAAAAACGTGCTTTTTGTCAAAGAAAGTTACGGCAAAAAAATACATTACCACGTTGATGATCGCGGTCAGGTTTGGATGAATCTGGATTATACAGCGAAATATCCCGGAGGACCATTTTTGTACGAAGAGATTTTGGGAGCGTTAACTTTAAATTAA
- a CDS encoding substrate-binding domain-containing protein codes for MKTVKIVGVPEHFNLPWHLCIENGEFEAENIDLQWKNIPEGTGKMCQMLRDGEADIAVILTEGIVKDIVAGNPSKIVQIYVQSPLIWGIHVAAKSDFHTINDLKDKKVAISRIGSGSQLMAYVNAHEQGWETDNLQFEIINTIDGAVEALTNGTADYFMWERFMTKPLVDKGVFRRVGDCPTPWPSFVITVRDEFLKKNPKTVEKILEIINNTTHDFTQIPDIDKTLSELFNQKLEDIQEWLKLTQWSQKHLSEKAFIKIQNQLFDLGIIDKKSTFVETVKAL; via the coding sequence ATGAAAACTGTAAAAATTGTAGGTGTTCCTGAACACTTCAATTTGCCATGGCATCTATGCATTGAAAATGGCGAATTTGAAGCTGAAAACATTGATTTACAATGGAAAAATATTCCGGAAGGTACTGGTAAAATGTGTCAGATGCTGCGTGATGGAGAAGCTGATATAGCGGTTATTTTAACGGAAGGAATTGTAAAGGATATTGTTGCTGGAAATCCAAGTAAAATTGTTCAGATTTATGTGCAATCGCCTTTAATTTGGGGAATTCATGTTGCTGCAAAATCAGATTTTCATACTATAAATGATCTTAAAGATAAGAAAGTTGCGATTTCAAGAATTGGGTCAGGATCTCAGTTAATGGCGTATGTAAATGCACATGAACAGGGCTGGGAAACAGATAATTTACAGTTTGAAATTATAAATACTATCGATGGAGCTGTTGAAGCACTGACAAACGGAACTGCTGATTATTTTATGTGGGAACGTTTTATGACGAAACCTCTTGTTGATAAAGGCGTTTTTAGACGTGTTGGCGACTGCCCTACTCCATGGCCGTCATTTGTGATTACCGTTCGCGACGAATTCTTGAAAAAGAATCCAAAAACTGTCGAAAAAATCCTTGAAATTATAAACAATACAACGCACGATTTTACTCAGATTCCTGATATTGATAAAACTTTATCGGAGCTTTTTAATCAAAAATTAGAAGACATTCAGGAATGGTTAAAGCTTACACAATGGTCTCAAAAGCATTTGAGCGAAAAAGCATTTATTAAAATTCAAAATCAATTATTTGACCTAGGTATTATTGATAAAAAAAGTACTTTTGTTGAAACGGTAAAAGCACTGTAA